A stretch of the Enterobacter mori genome encodes the following:
- a CDS encoding fimbrial protein, with product MKNSNIILPLLLVGAMTPFAAKALNATSSGSASNNFLFIENAVDSEYFITPSALDPRFSGSNTWVKYGTSQVSLGYMGFVAWTAPANYYQDMWIDNSPIDGPFRGTRCYTGTQCPTSGYISGQGTDSNGFYHAQVGSVAGVIGGAYGFASLSDSSYEYFRNMPTGSSETYVFNRCYTSVNYDYASGQRCKDQTTGLWNYVNYTLTKRGHLALESTSAFQELWIASDGTPSITNDSGACELGVVSNVSGVICKMVSYNLQQTANLTASLTFRAYVDSAALGFTPAAATVRYSGNGSTWYNFSTSTAYYNVFSTGGQYVYLFLSQTFLKNLVDSGNSITNSQPFTFAFSNALTPESGYYQFTPSLQLNIVPKEYGISIVSSNNTTSASGSGAIGDETPIEMNYVVTVSGPRQADSITAKVVGDSTTINDTPYCLFTSAQGGISVPIPAYLQYNNQSGSLTQMRNSCNENPISLNDALWQQTPWDANNTDDGSYFSTNLSLLFPMDDSRSALTVSGSDWEGVVSASGEIQVTANWVGVTK from the coding sequence ATGAAAAATTCCAACATCATTCTTCCGTTACTGCTTGTTGGTGCGATGACGCCGTTTGCGGCTAAAGCGCTGAATGCGACATCATCGGGTTCGGCCAGTAATAATTTTCTGTTCATCGAGAACGCCGTAGACAGTGAATACTTCATTACACCATCAGCCCTCGACCCTCGCTTTAGTGGATCAAACACCTGGGTGAAATACGGTACTTCGCAGGTGAGTCTTGGCTATATGGGGTTTGTCGCCTGGACCGCGCCTGCCAACTACTATCAGGATATGTGGATTGATAATTCACCTATTGATGGGCCGTTTCGCGGGACTCGCTGTTATACCGGCACGCAATGCCCAACGTCAGGTTACATTTCAGGGCAAGGAACCGACAGTAACGGCTTCTACCATGCCCAGGTGGGATCGGTTGCGGGTGTTATCGGTGGGGCTTACGGCTTTGCCTCGCTGAGTGATTCTTCCTACGAATATTTCCGTAACATGCCCACCGGGAGCAGCGAAACGTATGTATTCAACCGCTGCTATACCTCGGTTAACTATGATTACGCTTCAGGACAGCGCTGTAAGGATCAAACCACCGGATTGTGGAATTACGTGAACTATACGTTAACCAAGCGCGGCCACCTGGCGCTTGAATCGACCAGTGCATTTCAGGAACTGTGGATTGCCAGCGACGGTACGCCGAGCATCACTAATGACTCCGGTGCCTGTGAGCTGGGTGTGGTGAGTAACGTGAGTGGCGTTATCTGCAAAATGGTCAGTTATAACCTTCAGCAGACGGCCAACCTGACCGCATCGCTGACCTTCAGGGCGTATGTCGATTCGGCGGCTCTTGGCTTTACCCCCGCGGCAGCAACGGTGCGTTATTCTGGAAATGGCTCTACCTGGTATAACTTCAGTACCTCTACGGCGTATTACAATGTCTTCTCAACAGGCGGCCAGTATGTTTACCTCTTTTTGTCGCAGACATTCCTTAAAAACCTTGTCGACTCTGGCAACAGTATTACAAACAGTCAGCCCTTTACCTTTGCGTTTAGTAATGCGTTGACCCCTGAGTCAGGTTATTACCAATTTACGCCTTCTTTACAGCTTAATATTGTCCCTAAGGAGTACGGGATAAGTATTGTTTCATCAAATAATACGACATCGGCAAGCGGGAGTGGCGCTATTGGCGATGAAACACCCATTGAAATGAATTATGTCGTCACCGTCTCTGGCCCGCGTCAGGCAGACAGTATTACCGCTAAGGTTGTTGGGGATAGCACGACGATTAACGATACGCCGTATTGCCTGTTTACGTCTGCGCAGGGGGGGATAAGCGTACCGATTCCGGCTTATCTTCAATATAACAACCAGTCTGGTAGCCTGACTCAGATGAGGAATAGCTGTAACGAAAACCCGATTAGCCTGAACGATGCGCTGTGGCAGCAAACGCCGTGGGATGCAAACAATACTGACGATGGAAGCTACTTCAGCACCAATTTATCGCTGCTGTTCCCGATGGATGATTCTCGCTCAGCTCTGACGGTGTCAGGCTCTGACTGGGAAGGCGTGGTCAGCGCCAGCGGAGAAATCCAGGTCACGGCTAACTGGGTGGGAGTCACAAAATAA
- a CDS encoding TcfC E-set like domain-containing protein, with protein sequence MSFKYLVEGSVFLSLALTPGFAHSAPVKIGNYVIPGAFARSLEQGMTVPVFIRYQETDEKSQQKIADAVISLVDGNIAVKSIMVSDLPNNAVLSDKTRAMVEKIGDVKFVDNTSIALTPEARLQLNVSSFHLEMIVSRDALTEAVVARSTLLGPSSVDRLSNVLNYNFGTYYNDYQNGSSSRSYLTLDNTTSLREHHFNINGSVYGIGESNGSSKVYRAMYERDYEGYRLAMGMLDTWNVQSIASLNALNGGKIYGASYGNKGSTVVENTSLSLTPITVFLPAAGEVHVFRDGRLLSVQNFNMGSYEIDTSRFPYGVYDVTVDIVVNGRTVNTRVSRVNKIFARQQAAGLDEISWQVFGGSLDYDRVSYKRNHYRDLGSEQTWIAGGAGSLTLAILSGLSIKSTVYGFDSNAVNETDLTLNVNEYVSVATQTLMANDGSWRNVSNVNLNAPGGFGSMWASREDSKIGDRLPVQERDNYSIGGTINLGSFIPHGGSLTVSQTENRYSGNKYRNLDYSTTLYAGRYATVGLRAGVQRYYYNNTNDDGRQERYVSLDLSLPLASWLSFGASRDRYGATQGNISARKQFEDGPITSAGISASTRLSGEQNYGNNYSVNGNMSYDTKYNAGTVSVTRSGDNSTNMNFSSQGSVAWAGGDFGLSKERQRSGIIVKTGMAGDGKLAAKVNNRNYVLSGKSNFIALPPYAQYKLEIMNDRNSEDSFDIVSGRKQLLNLYPGNVGVVKPEVKSMVTVFGRVRYPDGELATNTDIHNHIGKTRTDAKGEFAIDIDKKFPVITLVSANGNICEADLDLDKARGAAWVGDVKCALQSTMAQR encoded by the coding sequence ATGTCATTTAAATATCTTGTTGAGGGGAGTGTATTTCTCTCTTTAGCGTTAACACCAGGGTTTGCTCATTCAGCGCCCGTTAAGATCGGTAATTACGTTATTCCCGGTGCTTTTGCTCGTTCGCTTGAGCAGGGAATGACGGTTCCGGTGTTTATTCGATATCAAGAAACGGATGAAAAAAGCCAGCAAAAGATAGCTGATGCGGTGATCTCCCTGGTCGACGGTAATATTGCCGTGAAGTCGATTATGGTTTCCGATCTGCCCAATAATGCCGTGCTGTCGGATAAAACGCGCGCGATGGTAGAAAAAATAGGTGATGTTAAATTTGTCGACAACACATCGATTGCACTGACACCTGAAGCCCGCTTACAGCTGAACGTGTCATCATTTCACCTGGAGATGATTGTCAGCAGGGACGCACTGACCGAGGCGGTTGTGGCGCGCAGCACGTTGTTAGGCCCGTCCAGCGTCGATCGGCTGTCTAACGTGCTGAATTACAATTTTGGCACCTACTACAACGACTATCAGAATGGCAGCAGTTCGCGCAGCTACTTAACACTGGATAACACGACATCTCTGCGTGAGCACCACTTCAACATTAACGGTTCGGTATACGGTATTGGCGAGAGCAATGGCTCCAGCAAGGTCTATCGCGCGATGTACGAGCGAGACTATGAAGGCTATCGCCTGGCAATGGGGATGCTTGATACATGGAACGTGCAATCTATTGCCAGCCTTAATGCCTTGAATGGCGGAAAAATCTACGGTGCCAGCTATGGCAACAAAGGCAGTACCGTGGTTGAAAATACCTCCCTGTCACTGACCCCGATTACCGTTTTCCTGCCAGCAGCGGGTGAGGTACACGTTTTTCGTGACGGACGCTTATTGAGCGTTCAGAACTTCAACATGGGTAGCTACGAAATTGACACCAGCCGTTTCCCTTACGGGGTTTATGACGTCACGGTGGATATTGTCGTTAATGGCCGTACTGTGAATACGCGCGTCAGCCGCGTGAACAAAATCTTTGCGCGCCAGCAGGCGGCCGGGCTGGATGAGATCTCATGGCAGGTCTTTGGCGGTTCGCTTGATTACGATCGCGTGAGCTACAAGCGTAATCACTACCGCGATTTAGGCAGTGAACAGACCTGGATTGCCGGTGGTGCGGGCTCTCTGACCCTGGCTATCCTCTCGGGTCTGAGCATCAAATCCACGGTTTACGGCTTTGACTCCAACGCGGTAAACGAAACCGATCTGACTTTAAACGTGAATGAGTACGTGAGCGTGGCGACGCAAACGCTGATGGCGAACGACGGTAGCTGGCGTAACGTCAGTAACGTGAACCTGAATGCGCCAGGCGGGTTTGGTTCGATGTGGGCGTCACGTGAAGACAGTAAAATCGGCGACCGTTTGCCCGTTCAGGAGCGTGACAACTACTCGATTGGCGGCACGATTAACCTCGGTAGCTTTATTCCGCACGGGGGCTCACTGACGGTGAGCCAGACGGAAAACCGCTACTCGGGCAACAAATACCGCAACCTGGATTACAGCACCACACTGTACGCCGGACGTTATGCCACCGTTGGTCTGCGCGCCGGGGTACAGCGTTATTACTACAACAACACCAACGATGACGGTCGCCAGGAACGTTATGTCAGCCTCGACCTCTCATTGCCACTGGCATCCTGGCTGAGTTTTGGGGCATCGCGCGATCGTTACGGCGCAACGCAAGGCAATATCAGTGCCCGCAAACAGTTTGAAGATGGACCGATTACCTCGGCTGGGATCTCGGCATCCACGCGCCTGAGCGGCGAACAGAATTACGGAAACAATTACTCCGTTAACGGCAACATGAGCTACGACACCAAATATAACGCCGGGACCGTCTCGGTTACCCGTTCAGGGGATAACTCAACCAATATGAATTTCTCTTCACAGGGGTCTGTTGCCTGGGCGGGCGGAGATTTCGGCCTGAGCAAAGAGCGTCAGCGCTCCGGGATCATTGTTAAAACCGGTATGGCTGGCGATGGCAAGCTGGCGGCAAAAGTAAACAACCGTAATTACGTATTGAGCGGGAAATCTAACTTTATTGCGCTGCCACCGTATGCGCAATACAAGCTGGAAATCATGAACGACCGCAACTCAGAAGACAGCTTCGATATTGTCTCCGGGCGTAAGCAATTGCTGAATCTGTATCCCGGCAACGTGGGAGTGGTTAAGCCAGAGGTGAAAAGCATGGTGACCGTGTTTGGTCGCGTCCGTTATCCGGATGGTGAACTGGCCACGAATACCGATATTCATAACCACATCGGTAAAACACGTACCGACGCGAAAGGTGAGTTCGCGATCGATATCGATAAGAAGTTTCCCGTCATTACCCTTGTTTCGGCCAATGGCAATATCTGCGAAGCCGATTTGGATCTGGATAAAGCCCGGGGCGCCGCGTGGGTCGGGGATGTGAAATGTGCACTGCAATCGACAATGGCGCAGAGATAA
- the ecpA gene encoding common pilus major fimbrillin subunit EcpA yields the protein MKKLLLVASLASVFAAANAMADVTASATASWDATATKDTTSMLVVTPLNSLTFQYAEGLNGFNTQDGAFDITIQGQESATDFELTAQVISNTLTNASGDASTLDVGVAWNGAALSSSAETVLVNSSSTSGLESLMADGAYNGADRVSDQSSFKFSIASATSDGSTAVTDYSTLPDGYWTGDVKVQFNATWTTPA from the coding sequence ATGAAAAAGTTATTACTGGTGGCCTCTCTGGCTTCTGTATTCGCAGCAGCAAATGCGATGGCTGATGTAACTGCATCTGCAACGGCATCTTGGGATGCAACTGCAACAAAAGATACAACCAGCATGTTGGTTGTTACTCCACTGAACTCTCTGACTTTCCAGTATGCGGAAGGCCTGAACGGGTTTAATACTCAGGACGGTGCTTTTGACATTACGATTCAGGGACAGGAAAGTGCAACAGACTTTGAGCTGACTGCACAGGTCATCAGCAATACTCTGACCAATGCAAGCGGCGATGCATCTACGCTGGATGTCGGTGTTGCATGGAATGGTGCTGCACTTTCCAGCTCTGCTGAGACTGTACTGGTGAACTCCTCTTCAACCTCTGGTCTGGAAAGCCTGATGGCTGATGGCGCCTATAACGGCGCAGACCGTGTGAGCGATCAGTCTAGCTTCAAGTTCTCTATTGCATCTGCAACGTCTGATGGTTCTACGGCTGTAACTGACTATTCAACGCTGCCTGATGGCTACTGGACTGGCGATGTTAAAGTTCAGTTCAACGCGACCTGGACTACCCCAGCGTAA
- a CDS encoding MdtA/MuxA family multidrug efflux RND transporter periplasmic adaptor subunit, which translates to MKGSNKSRWAIAAGIIVVVLAAAWYWHSQSANAPAPAGANSPTQRPAEGGRRGMRGGALAPVQAATAINKAVPRYLTGLGTITAANTVTVRSRVDGQLQAIHFQEGQQVKTGDLLAEIDPSQFKVALAQAQGQLAKDKATLANARRDLARYQQLVKTNLVSRQELDTQQSLVSETQGTIKADEAAVASAQLQLDWSRITAPIDGRVGLKQVDIGNQISSGDTTGIVVITQTHPIDLVFTLPESEIATVVQAQKAGKGLVVEAWDRTNKLKLSEGSLLSLDNQIDTTTGTIKLKARFNNQDDALFPNQFVNARMLVATEENAVVIPTAALQMGNEGNFVWVLNSDNKVSKHLVKTGIQDSQTVVIAAGLSAGDRVVTDGIDRLTEGAKVEVVEPVKQGAKA; encoded by the coding sequence ATGAAAGGCAGTAACAAATCCCGCTGGGCAATCGCCGCTGGCATCATTGTGGTGGTCCTTGCCGCCGCCTGGTACTGGCACAGCCAATCCGCTAACGCCCCGGCACCTGCAGGGGCCAACAGCCCGACACAGCGACCCGCAGAGGGTGGCCGACGCGGCATGCGCGGCGGGGCACTGGCACCGGTTCAGGCTGCTACGGCGATCAATAAAGCCGTTCCGCGTTATCTAACGGGTCTGGGGACCATTACCGCCGCCAACACCGTGACGGTGCGCAGCCGCGTCGACGGTCAGCTTCAGGCCATTCACTTCCAGGAAGGGCAGCAGGTCAAAACCGGTGACTTGCTCGCGGAAATCGATCCGAGCCAGTTCAAGGTTGCCCTCGCCCAGGCGCAGGGCCAGCTCGCGAAAGACAAAGCCACCCTCGCCAACGCTCGCCGCGATCTGGCGCGCTACCAGCAGTTGGTGAAAACCAACCTCGTGTCACGTCAGGAGCTGGACACCCAGCAGTCGCTGGTCAGCGAAACGCAGGGCACCATCAAAGCCGACGAAGCCGCCGTCGCCAGCGCACAGCTGCAGCTGGACTGGAGCCGCATTACCGCGCCGATTGACGGACGCGTGGGCCTTAAACAGGTCGATATCGGCAACCAAATCTCCAGCGGGGACACCACGGGCATCGTAGTCATCACCCAGACTCACCCTATCGATTTAGTCTTTACCCTGCCGGAAAGTGAAATTGCGACCGTGGTGCAGGCGCAGAAAGCCGGAAAGGGGCTGGTGGTGGAAGCCTGGGACCGCACCAACAAGCTGAAGCTGAGCGAAGGTTCGCTGCTCAGTCTGGATAACCAGATCGACACCACCACCGGCACCATCAAGCTTAAGGCGCGCTTTAACAACCAGGACGATGCCCTCTTCCCGAACCAGTTCGTCAATGCGCGAATGCTGGTCGCGACCGAAGAGAACGCGGTGGTGATCCCAACGGCTGCGCTGCAGATGGGTAATGAAGGAAACTTCGTCTGGGTGCTGAACAGCGACAATAAAGTCAGTAAACATCTGGTGAAAACCGGGATTCAGGACAGCCAGACGGTAGTGATCGCCGCCGGCCTTTCCGCAGGCGACCGCGTGGTGACAGACGGCATTGACCGCCTGACGGAAGGCGCGAAAGTGGAAGTGGTTGAACCGGTGAAACAGGGAGCGAAAGCCTGA
- a CDS encoding MdtB/MuxB family multidrug efflux RND transporter permease subunit, producing MQVMPPGSTGGPSRLFIMRPVATTLLMVAILLAGIIGYRFLPVSALPEVDYPTIQVVTLYPGASPDVVTSAITAPLERQFGQMSGLKQMSSQSSGGASVVTLQFQLTLSLDVAEQEVQAAINAATNLLPSDLPNPPVYSKVNPADPPIMTLAVTSSAMPMTQVEDMVETRVAQKISQVSGVGLVTLAGGQRPAVRVKLNAQAIAALGLTSETIRTAISNANVNSAKGSLDGPTRAVTLSANDQMQSADEYRQLIVAYQNGAPIRLGDVATVEQGAENSWLGAWANRQQAIVMNVQRQPGANIIDTADSIRTMLPQLIESLPKSVSVKVLSDRTTNIRASVTDTQFELMLAIALVVMIIYLFLRNVPATIIPAVAVPLSLVGTFAVMVFLDFSINNLTLMALTIATGFVVDDAIVVIENISRYIEKGEKPLAAALKGAGEIGFTIISLTFSLIAVLIPLLFMGDIVGRLFREFAVTLAVAILISAVVSLTLTPMMCARMLSHESLRKQNRFSRASERMFERIIAAYGRVLAKVLNHPWATLGVALGTLALSVMLWVFIPKGFFPIQDNGIIQGTLQAPQSVSFANMAQRQQQVSEIIMKDPAVESLTSYVGVDGTNPSLNSARLQINLKPLDDRDDRVNAVIERLQNAVARVPGIELYLQPIQDLTIDTQVSRTQYQFTLQATTLDTLSTWVPQLVDKLKALPQLSDVSSDWQDKGLAAYVNVNRDTASRLGITMADVDNALYNAFGQRLISTIYTQANQYRVVLEHNTDNTPGLAALDSVRLTSKDGGIVPLSAIASVEERYTPLSINHLDQFPSTTISFNVPDGYSLGEAVESILSAEKELSFPSDIQTQFQGSTLAFQAALGNTVWLIVAAVVAMYIVLGVLYESFIHPITILSTLPTAGVGALLALMLAGSELDVIAIIGIILLIGIVKKNAIMMIDFALAAEREQGMSPRDAIFQACLLRFRPILMTTLAALLGALPLMLSTGVGAELRRPLGIGMVGGLLVSQVLTLFTTPVIYLLFDRLALWTKSRFPKREEEA from the coding sequence ATGCAGGTGATGCCACCAGGCTCTACAGGTGGGCCATCACGCCTGTTTATTATGCGACCTGTCGCCACCACGCTATTGATGGTGGCGATCCTGCTCGCCGGGATTATCGGCTACCGCTTCCTGCCCGTCTCCGCGCTGCCGGAAGTGGATTACCCGACCATTCAGGTTGTGACGCTCTATCCCGGCGCCAGCCCGGATGTCGTGACGTCCGCCATTACCGCGCCGCTGGAGCGCCAGTTTGGGCAGATGTCTGGCCTGAAGCAGATGTCCTCGCAAAGCTCCGGTGGGGCATCCGTCGTGACGCTGCAGTTCCAGCTAACGCTCTCGCTGGACGTCGCCGAGCAGGAGGTGCAGGCCGCGATTAACGCCGCGACCAACCTGCTGCCGTCGGACCTGCCTAACCCGCCGGTCTACAGCAAGGTGAACCCGGCGGATCCGCCGATCATGACGCTCGCCGTGACCTCCTCCGCCATGCCGATGACGCAGGTGGAAGACATGGTCGAAACCCGCGTGGCGCAGAAAATTTCGCAGGTCTCGGGCGTGGGTCTCGTTACGCTGGCAGGCGGCCAGCGCCCGGCCGTTCGCGTGAAGTTGAACGCGCAGGCGATTGCCGCGCTGGGCCTGACCAGCGAAACTATCCGCACCGCCATCAGCAATGCCAACGTCAACTCGGCGAAAGGCTCGCTGGACGGCCCTACCCGCGCCGTGACGCTTTCCGCCAACGACCAGATGCAGTCTGCCGATGAATACCGTCAGCTCATTGTGGCCTACCAGAACGGTGCACCGATCCGTCTGGGCGACGTGGCGACCGTGGAGCAAGGGGCGGAAAACAGCTGGCTGGGGGCGTGGGCCAACAGGCAGCAGGCGATCGTGATGAACGTGCAGCGCCAGCCGGGCGCGAACATCATCGACACCGCCGACAGCATTCGCACCATGCTTCCGCAGCTCATTGAAAGCCTGCCGAAATCGGTCAGCGTGAAGGTGCTCTCTGACCGCACCACCAACATTCGCGCCTCGGTCACCGATACCCAGTTCGAACTGATGCTGGCAATTGCGCTGGTGGTGATGATCATTTACCTGTTCCTGCGCAACGTCCCGGCCACCATTATCCCCGCCGTCGCCGTGCCGCTCTCGCTGGTCGGCACCTTTGCGGTAATGGTGTTCCTCGATTTCTCGATCAATAACCTCACGCTGATGGCGCTGACTATCGCCACCGGGTTCGTGGTGGATGACGCCATCGTCGTTATCGAGAACATTTCGCGCTATATCGAAAAAGGCGAGAAGCCCTTAGCCGCCGCGCTGAAGGGCGCAGGTGAGATCGGCTTCACCATTATCTCGTTGACCTTCTCGCTGATTGCGGTGCTGATCCCGCTGCTGTTTATGGGTGATATCGTCGGGCGGCTGTTCCGCGAGTTTGCCGTGACGCTGGCGGTGGCGATCCTCATCTCCGCTGTGGTCTCGCTGACCCTGACGCCAATGATGTGCGCCCGCATGCTGAGCCACGAATCACTGCGCAAGCAAAACCGCTTCTCGCGCGCGTCCGAGCGCATGTTCGAGCGCATTATTGCCGCCTATGGCCGCGTGCTGGCGAAAGTCCTGAACCATCCGTGGGCGACGCTCGGCGTGGCGCTGGGCACGCTGGCGCTCAGCGTGATGCTGTGGGTTTTCATTCCGAAAGGTTTCTTCCCGATCCAGGATAACGGCATTATTCAGGGCACGCTTCAGGCGCCACAGTCGGTTTCCTTCGCGAACATGGCGCAGCGCCAGCAGCAGGTCTCTGAAATTATTATGAAAGACCCGGCGGTGGAGAGCCTGACCTCCTACGTCGGCGTGGACGGCACCAACCCGTCTCTCAACAGCGCGCGCCTGCAGATCAACCTCAAGCCGCTGGATGACCGCGACGACCGCGTTAACGCCGTCATTGAGCGTCTGCAAAACGCCGTGGCGCGCGTACCGGGCATTGAGCTCTACCTGCAGCCGATTCAGGATTTGACCATCGATACCCAGGTGAGCCGTACGCAGTACCAGTTTACGCTGCAGGCCACGACGCTTGATACACTCAGTACCTGGGTACCGCAGTTGGTCGATAAACTGAAAGCGCTACCGCAGCTCTCGGACGTCAGCAGCGACTGGCAGGACAAAGGGCTGGCGGCCTACGTGAACGTCAACCGCGACACCGCCAGCCGTCTGGGCATTACCATGGCGGACGTGGACAACGCCCTGTATAACGCATTTGGTCAGCGCCTGATTTCCACCATCTATACCCAGGCGAACCAGTATCGCGTGGTGCTGGAGCACAACACGGATAACACGCCGGGCCTCGCCGCGCTGGACTCGGTGCGCCTGACCAGCAAAGACGGCGGTATCGTGCCGCTAAGCGCCATTGCCAGCGTGGAGGAGCGCTATACCCCGCTGTCGATCAATCACCTGGATCAGTTCCCGTCCACCACCATTTCGTTTAACGTGCCGGACGGATACTCGCTGGGCGAAGCGGTAGAGTCCATTCTTAGCGCCGAAAAAGAACTCAGCTTCCCGTCTGATATTCAGACCCAGTTCCAGGGGAGCACGCTGGCGTTCCAGGCCGCACTGGGCAACACCGTCTGGCTGATCGTGGCCGCGGTGGTTGCGATGTACATCGTCCTCGGCGTGCTGTATGAGAGCTTTATCCACCCGATTACTATCCTCTCCACCCTGCCGACAGCAGGCGTGGGAGCGCTGCTGGCGCTGATGCTGGCGGGCAGCGAGCTGGACGTTATTGCCATCATCGGCATTATCCTGCTGATCGGTATCGTGAAGAAAAACGCCATCATGATGATCGACTTCGCCCTTGCCGCCGAGCGCGAGCAAGGCATGTCGCCACGTGATGCCATCTTCCAGGCGTGCCTGCTGCGTTTTCGTCCGATCCTGATGACCACCCTCGCCGCCCTGCTGGGCGCGCTGCCGCTGATGCTCAGCACCGGCGTCGGCGCGGAGCTGCGCCGTCCGCTGGGGATCGGTATGGTCGGCGGTCTGCTGGTGAGCCAGGTGCTGACGCTGTTCACCACGCCGGTGATCTACCTGCTGTTTGACCGTCTTGCGTTGTGGACCAAAAGCCGCTTCCCGAAACGTGAAGAGGAGGCGTAA